The Cannabis sativa cultivar Pink pepper isolate KNU-18-1 chromosome 8, ASM2916894v1, whole genome shotgun sequence genomic interval ACTATTCTACATTCTTTAATTGTTACTAGTTTTCCACAATTCAGGTCAGCCAAGACCCCGGTTATTGACCCAACAAAGCCATTGTCACCACAGGCAACATTCCGAGGGCCTTATATAAACACCGGTTCTCGCGACGTTGGACCTGATCATCAGACAtacacaaaaaaatcataagaaGGTATCGCAGGCGCTGTTGCTTAGCATTTCTTATTCGAAATCGTTTAACTTTTCGATGAGGGAACACAAAGGAATGTTTTTCTGTTAAGCACAATGTGAAGAGATAGATGTAATAATTGCCTTATAACTGAAGTCTTATGCACTCAGTTAAACATATAACCTAAGGGAATGAATAGGTTGAATACAAGCTATTTTGACTATTTGTTGAGCCTTTATTTGAAATTTCCGTACATTTGTTTTATTGTAAAGTTGAATTGAAATTACATTTTCTGTTATGAAACTAACAATTTGTTCGAAAACCTCGAAAAGATTCAATCTTTAGAACTTGTAACAAGAATTAATTACTTACATAGTAAATAGTTACTTCACAATTATCTAATGTTAGAGCAGAAAGGAGTTTGTTTGCCTGACTTTAATTGTCCCCTAAATTAAAATCCATAGATCAGAAACAAAGTTTTCTAAAGAATTTCCCATGGGGTTGTTAAATAACCAAAAATCTTATTCAATTAATTGGGTTTCAATTTCAAACACATGTGTCAATTTAATCCAATAAGGAAACAAAAGAACAAAGTTCAAACCTAATTTAAGAAACAGCCAAGTACAAACCTTTCAAACAAAGAACAATTTTTTTCATTGCAAATGGAACCAAATCCACAAATTACAAAAAAGGGATAATTATAAAAAAGCAAAAACTACATAAACCACTAACCATACTACCtaataagaacaaaaaaaataaaaataaaaactttacaTAACGTAAACCCTAAATCGAAATAAAGATTTCAACCAGATCTAAGAGCTGGTAAACTTAGTAACAGCCTTGGTACCCTCAGAGACGGCGTGCTTAGCAAGCTCACCGGGAAGAACAAGCCGAACGGCGGTCTGAATCTCCCGAGAAGTGATGGTTGGCTTCTTGTTGTAGCGAGCGAGCTTAGAGGCTTCTTGAGCGAGTTTCTCAAAGATATCGTTGATGAAACTGTTCATGATTCCCATAGCTTTGCTGGAGATTCCAATATCTGGATGAACTTGTTTGAGAACCTTGAAGATGTAGATCTTGTAAGTCTCCACACTCTTCTTCGTTCTCTTTTTCTTCTTGTCAGTTCCAGAAGCGTCCTTGGGCAATTTCTTCTCGGCCCGTGGCTTCTTCTCTGCCGGAGCCTTCTCGGCCTTCTTGTCCTCCACTGGTTTCTTCTCTGCTGGCTTCTTCTCGGCCTTGGGTGCCATTGGTACGATCTCTTACTGAAGATTTGAAATGGAAAATGTGAAATGTGAATTGAGAGAGTGATTGTTGGAATTTTGAGATTGGGGTTTGTTGATATATATGGGAAGGGGGAAGATTTTGATTGGTTGAAAAGGTTGAGGTGTGGATTGATGACGTGGAGGTGTTGATTTGTTGGAAGGAGTGAATGGACGATTGAGATTGGATTTTGAAAGTTTGGGGAATGTTTGGATTTTGGCGGGTGGGCTTTTATGTTTTTTGAGAAATGTTTTGGTTTAGGCGGgtgtttaaattacattagtttttattttgataaattaatttttgggcattatatatattttatagtaAATTACtggataaatatttaaatttaacttttaattacaaataaataattaaatttaattttgaaaaataataatacttaaattatatttttaaattttctataagtaCTTAATCGTTTAGTGTCAAGTCAATAGCAGGTCATTAACGGTAGAGTACCTATAGaagttccaaaaatataactGACGTATTTATCTGCAATTAAGAATTAAACTTGTATATTTACGTCACAAATTAttctatattttataaaatatttacatgtactcttaatttaattataagagCATGATGGATTGTATATATTTTGGTTTAAATTGGgttcaaaatatattataaaactatttttgGCTCAGATTTTATATTTGTGTTATAATGCATAATGTacaaatttgttataaaaatcaATACTACAATCAATGTTCATTgaaatatacaaaataattaattttatttatattatatttttttttttgaagaaaagtaatcaaaaattttattaacCTTCAAATTCTGTTACCAAACAAGATAGTAAATCAGTTGGGACATCTCCCATACTGAAAACATGACCAGAATAAAAATTAGAAGCTTTTGCGAAAGCGTAAACTATTGAGTTTGCTGAACGCTTTACAAAATAGATCAAAACATTATTCAAGTCCATAAGTAAATCCTTACAATCTCGAATAATAGAGCCAAAGCTAGAGATCATGGTGAAAGGACGTCAGATAGCTTGAATGGCCACCAAACAATCggcttcaagaatcatttgTTGCCAACCTCTGATTTTAATCAAACTTAAAGCCTCTCTAATTCCAATCGCCTTCGCTAACTCGGGCCGAACCACTCCCGGATAAGAACGTGTGACTCCCTCAATAAGGTAACTGAATTCATTCCTAGCAACAACACCATAACCATAGCCTTGAGAGTCTTCAAAAATTGAAGCATCGACATTAACCTTGATTCCATTTGATACAGGGGGCTCCACTGTTCGGCCTCATCACTAGCAGCCAGCAGAGATGACTCCACAGGAGTTTGAGCGGTCTTCCATTGACCCAGTAAGTAACGCCAGAAGCAACAGTAGCAGAAACATTAGGCATCTAATTATTATTCACTCTATCATTTCGAGCTTTCCAAATGGCCCAGTAGAGAATAGCAACCATGCATTGGGTTTCGTTTGAGGATGAATCGAACATAGTAGAGCACCATTCCAAGAAATCCATAGCAGTTGTGATTGTCGTATTCTCACCAACTTTTGTCCAACAAGCCAATGCCATAGGACACGTGACAAGCACATGGAGGATGGTTTCATCATGGTAGTTGCAAATCGGACAGAAGCTACTAACAACAACCTtataaatatgaagaaaaaaatcattaatgaaTAGTATTAATGAATGTCAAATAAGTAATTAAAAAATGTGGTAATTATTGACGGCTAAAAATTAGCCCATGCTATCTTTTGGGTCAAATGTAGTACACATTTTATATCACGATAGAAGTTAAgttttaaagaaatattctAAAATATAGAAATGCGTTATATTTATAGCTctccattggagatgctctaatgTATTTACAACAAATGGACAATTGATGGTTTTTAGGGTTAACTCCCTATAGAAATGTGAAAGAGGattcctttaaaaaaaatatttgttgaatctgatattaaaatatatttgttaaattttatttttataaaaaaaattaatttaaatataccaataaaaaaatgacaggtgaataataacttgacatttattaaaaaattttgaaaatataacttaatattattaccgttaaaaattaaacttaattatttattcaaaattaacaaattagtcttaaataaataacaaatttgtGGTCCTAAAGCAAACCCAACAGATTTTTAAGCCAATCATTTTCTCCCACGCTAACCCATTTTCCCTAACACTCTCAAATTCAACAAAAGAGTTTCtaaatacaaaaacaaaaaacagagtGATTTTTGATTTGTCTTTCTCTGTTCCCATTTCAATCTGAGCACCATTTGAACCTTACACGCAAAGTCTTCTTCTTCAACCCATTATAAACCAACTCATTCTAATCACATTCAACACATAAAGACTCCACCTTTAATGGCGTTactcctttcttcttcttcattcctTTCCttaccatcatcatcatcatcatcttcttcttcttcttcttcttcttcttcttcttttgataAACCCTTCAAAACCCTTTCTTGCTTGATACCCAACAATGCTCCAAACCCCAAAATCTCCGCCAGATCAGCCAATTTTTTGCCTCTACGAGTGGCTGCCCCAACTACCCAACAATCAAGTTCGGACCTTTATGAGGAACCGGTAGAAGAGGAAGGTTATGAGAAGTTGGATTCGAAATTCAACTGGAGAGATCATTGGTACCCAATTTCTCTATTGGAAGATTTGGACCCTCGATTGCCTACTCCGTTTCAGCTTCTGGGTCGAGACCTTGTTCTGTGGAAAGACAAGGGTAGTGGCCAATGGGTTGCTTTTGATGACAAATGCCCACATAGGCTTGCTCCCTTATCTGTAAGTTTATTGGATTATATGTTCTGTAGCGTGCTTATGCTTTTTTGGAAtctaaattagacaaaaatcaaTCTTTGGATTCATAGCTCTGATAAGTACTGAATTTCTTACTCAAGTTTAGTTATCTATGTATTTGAATAGATCAAACAACTAGAGATTCACTTACTTCATGATTGATGATGAGAGAAAGTGTTGCCATCTAGTGTGTTTATGCTCTTTTGGGatctaaattagaaaatttcaatatttggATTCATGATAAGAACTGAAATTCTTACACAAGTTAGTTATCCATGCATTTGAACTCATTAAGTCAAATAACTAGAGATTTACTTACTTGCCGAAGCTCCCTAATCTATAAGCTTATTGGATTATGTTCTTTAGCGTGTTTATGCTCTTTTGGgatctaaatttgaaaaattcaatcTTTGGATTCATAGCTATTGATAAGAACTGAAATTCCTACACAAGTTAGTTATCCTTATATTAGAATCCATTAACTCAAACAACTAGAGATTCATTTACTTCAAGATTGGTGATCAGAAAGATTATAGCTTTAACGATTATTGAATCCAAAATAATGagtttttttgtttggttttttttaCAGGAAGGGAGAATTGATGAAGATGGTAATTTGCAGTGTTCATACCATGGATGGTCTTTTGATGGATGTGGATCATGTGTTAAAATTCCACAGGCTGCACCAGAAGGGCCGGAAGCTCGTGCCATCCGATCACCGAGAGCATGTGTTACTAGGTTCCCCACATTAGTCTCCCAAGGTCTGCTCTTTGTTTGGCCTGATGAGAATGGTTGGGAAAGAGCTAATGCCACCAAGCCTCCCATGTATGTAAACtattattatgttattatattttaatgtcATGTTGTGACTATTTTAATGatgttttaataatataattggTTTTTTAAATGTTTAGGTTGCCTGATGACTTTGATAAGCCTGAGTTTTCATCTGTGACTATTCAACGCGATCTCTTCTATGGCTATGATACTCTAATGGAAAACGTCTCTGATCCTTCCCATATTGATTTTGCTCATCACAAGGTacactataaagtcttgattTAGAACAATCTGCCACTTGATCTGATTCATTGAGTATTCAACTTTAAATGTCATGTCCCCCGCCAACTGACAAATATTTGGCA includes:
- the LOC115701468 gene encoding uncharacterized protein LOC115701468; this encodes MSRSRNMIVAAGLVAFASAGLAFPFYMASAKTPVIDPTKPLSPQATFRGPYINTGSRDVGPDHQTYTKKS
- the LOC133028983 gene encoding histone H2B.1; amino-acid sequence: MAPKAEKKPAEKKPVEDKKAEKAPAEKKPRAEKKLPKDASGTDKKKKRTKKSVETYKIYIFKVLKQVHPDIGISSKAMGIMNSFINDIFEKLAQEASKLARYNKKPTITSREIQTAVRLVLPGELAKHAVSEGTKAVTKFTSS